A window of Variovorax paradoxus genomic DNA:
TGCAACATGACCGCTTATCTCCCCCAGCATCCACTCCCTGAACGCCACAACCCGCGCGTCCTCCCCGTACCCCTGCGGATACACCAGGTGATACGCATACGTCGGCGCCATGCTCACGCCCACGTCGAACAGCCTCACCAGCCGCCCCTGCTTCAGGTCGGCCTCGATCATGTCCAGGTCGGCCAGCCCCACCGCGCCGCCTTCGAGCACGGCCTGCACCACGTAGCCCGAATCGGAAAACGCCACGCACCGGCTGTCGTCGAAGTCGTCATCCACGCCGGCCGCGGCCATCCACATGCGCCAGTTGGGCCAGGTCATGGTGTCGGTCTTCCAGTCGACATAGCAGAGCGTGTGGTTGTGGCGCACAAGGTCGCGCGGCTCGTTCAGCGGCGGCCCGGTCTCGATGAGCCGGGGGCTGCACACGGGCACGATGTCCAGCTCGAAGAGCCGGTCGGCGCGCGCGCCCTCGTACCGCCCGGTGCCGAAGCGGATGGCAACGTCGATGTCGTCGGCCTCGAAGTCGCGCAGCTCGTCGCTGATGTCGAAGCTCAGCTCCAGCCCCGGGTTGGCGGCCCTGAACTTCGGCAGCCTCGGCAGCAGCCAGTTGGTGGCAAAGCGCGCGCTCAATGACACGCGCAGGTGCGCCGCGTTGCGCGTGAGCCTGCGCGCGCGGCCGGCGGCGCGGTGCAGGGTGTCGAGTGCGTCGGCGGTGGCCTCGAACATCACGGCGCCGGCGGGCGTGAGCTGGATGCTGCGGCTGGTGC
This region includes:
- a CDS encoding LysR substrate-binding domain-containing protein: MTNNNTTNRMLPGTRALRTFEAAARHLNFTRAADEVGLTPAAVSYQIKELEDQLGVVLFTRTSRSIQLTPAGAVMFEATADALDTLHRAAGRARRLTRNAAHLRVSLSARFATNWLLPRLPKFRAANPGLELSFDISDELRDFEADDIDVAIRFGTGRYEGARADRLFELDIVPVCSPRLIETGPPLNEPRDLVRHNHTLCYVDWKTDTMTWPNWRMWMAAAGVDDDFDDSRCVAFSDSGYVVQAVLEGGAVGLADLDMIEADLKQGRLVRLFDVGVSMAPTYAYHLVYPQGYGEDARVVAFREWMLGEISGHVAEPLGSSAA